One genomic segment of Arcobacter porcinus includes these proteins:
- a CDS encoding response regulator, translated as MAKLLIVDDSTMLRDMLNYALNEGGYTQVVEAVDGIDGLAKAQSTNFDLIITDINMPNMDGIALVGELRKIPQYAKTPILVLTTERGDEMKAKGKVAGATGWIVKPFVPDQLLKAVNIVLSR; from the coding sequence ATGGCCAAGCTTTTAATAGTGGATGATTCTACAATGTTAAGAGATATGCTAAACTATGCTCTAAATGAGGGCGGATATACGCAAGTAGTAGAAGCAGTAGATGGAATTGATGGTTTAGCAAAAGCACAAAGTACAAATTTTGATTTAATTATAACAGATATTAATATGCCAAATATGGATGGTATAGCTTTAGTTGGAGAACTTAGAAAAATTCCTCAATATGCAAAAACTCCTATCTTAGTTTTAACAACTGAAAGAGGTGATGAGATGAAAGCAAAAGGAAAAGTAGCAGGTGCTACTGGTTGGATTGTAAAGCCATTTGTTCCTGATCAGCTATTAAAAGCTGTTAATATAGTACTAAGTAGATAA
- a CDS encoding chemotaxis protein CheA has protein sequence MSFDISKYREMFLEEAIELFESADNVLLEAENNGTLTDDEMGQLFRDVHTLKGSGASVELAFFAEFTHDVENLMDKLRSHKIEYKSEMAETLIDGLDVMKEILELEVAEEMTREKFVEMTSELLEEIRAYSNESSSSNSSQDVENQIKEETTTVNNLNKNNNSSEDSSNFKKKAFGIFKDENISSAYEGFGFFDDEINAKNNSKADFFEDAPKITPNSVMKTNDIEDNTKTNQNKTIETPRKPRDRNKEDSKNENKKSISNNNNSIRVNLDKIDLLMTNVGDLVITNAMLTQFSSTIEESKIRGPVLERLELLERHIRDMQDSIMSIRMVPMDSIYSKFPKVVRDISKKLNKKVEFKHFGDNVEIDKAMIEGLTDPLMHIIRNSLDHGIEMPEDRLNSGKSDTGVISISAEQANGQMIITVSDDGKGIDSEKVAQKALEKGQIDENQYNSMSHNEKALLVFGAGVSTADEVTDISGRGVGMDVVRTNIHKLGGAIKLDTEIGRGTVITIMLPLTLAILDGLDIRVGEYKYILPLSSIVESLQPTADMIKKIGDGTQDLLMLREEFIPVVKLHKLFGIKKSFENLEDGMLIVVRSGNTKVALSIDEFLNQHQVVVKPLDKNFRSVQGIGAATVRGDGSIGLILDVVGIIDAQIKIERKMNSSKKAS, from the coding sequence ATGTCATTTGATATTTCAAAATATAGAGAAATGTTTCTAGAAGAGGCTATTGAACTTTTTGAATCAGCTGATAATGTTCTTTTAGAAGCTGAAAACAATGGTACTTTAACTGATGATGAAATGGGTCAACTTTTTAGAGATGTTCATACTTTAAAAGGTAGTGGAGCATCTGTTGAATTAGCATTTTTTGCAGAGTTCACACATGATGTTGAAAATCTCATGGATAAACTAAGAAGTCATAAAATTGAGTATAAATCAGAAATGGCTGAAACTTTAATTGATGGTCTTGATGTAATGAAAGAGATTTTAGAACTTGAAGTTGCTGAAGAGATGACTAGAGAAAAATTTGTTGAAATGACAAGTGAATTACTTGAAGAGATTAGAGCTTATTCGAATGAGAGTTCAAGTTCTAACTCATCTCAAGATGTAGAGAATCAAATTAAAGAAGAAACTACTACAGTAAATAATTTAAATAAAAACAATAACTCATCAGAAGATAGTAGTAATTTTAAAAAGAAAGCTTTTGGAATATTTAAAGATGAAAATATTAGCTCTGCTTATGAAGGTTTCGGGTTTTTTGATGATGAAATTAATGCAAAGAATAATAGTAAAGCTGATTTCTTTGAAGATGCTCCAAAAATAACTCCTAACTCTGTTATGAAAACAAATGATATAGAAGATAATACAAAAACTAATCAAAATAAAACTATTGAAACTCCTAGAAAGCCAAGAGATAGAAACAAAGAAGATAGTAAAAATGAAAATAAAAAGTCTATTTCAAATAACAATAATAGTATAAGAGTAAATTTAGATAAAATTGACCTTTTAATGACTAATGTTGGAGATTTAGTTATAACAAATGCTATGCTTACACAATTTTCTTCAACAATTGAGGAATCAAAAATAAGAGGTCCTGTTTTAGAAAGATTAGAACTTCTAGAAAGACATATAAGAGATATGCAAGATAGTATTATGAGTATTAGAATGGTTCCAATGGATTCAATTTACTCTAAATTCCCAAAAGTTGTAAGAGATATATCTAAAAAGCTTAATAAAAAAGTTGAGTTTAAACACTTTGGAGATAATGTTGAAATTGATAAAGCTATGATTGAAGGTTTAACTGATCCTTTAATGCATATTATTAGAAACTCATTAGATCACGGTATTGAGATGCCAGAAGATAGATTAAATTCTGGGAAAAGTGATACTGGAGTTATTAGTATTTCAGCAGAACAAGCAAATGGTCAAATGATTATTACTGTTAGTGATGATGGTAAAGGTATTGATAGTGAAAAGGTTGCACAAAAAGCATTAGAAAAAGGGCAAATTGACGAAAATCAATATAATAGTATGTCTCATAATGAAAAAGCTCTTTTAGTATTTGGAGCTGGTGTTTCAACAGCAGATGAAGTTACTGATATTTCTGGTAGAGGTGTTGGTATGGATGTTGTAAGAACAAATATTCACAAGCTTGGTGGTGCTATTAAATTAGATACAGAAATAGGAAGAGGAACTGTTATTACTATTATGCTTCCTTTAACTCTTGCAATTCTTGATGGTCTTGATATAAGAGTAGGTGAATATAAATATATTTTACCTCTTAGCTCTATTGTAGAGTCTCTACAACCAACTGCTGATATGATTAAAAAAATTGGTGATGGAACTCAAGATCTTTTAATGCTAAGAGAAGAGTTTATTCCTGTTGTTAAACTTCATAAATTATTTGGAATTAAAAAGAGTTTTGAAAATTTAGAAGATGGTATGCTAATTGTAGTAAGGTCTGGAAATACAAAAGTTGCATTATCTATTGATGAATTTTTAAATCAACATCAAGTTGTTGTTAAACCATTAGATAAAAACTTTAGAAGTGTACAAGGAATAGGGGCGGCAACAGTAAGAGGAGATGGAAGTATTGGATTAATTCTTGATGTTGTAGGAATTATTGATGCTCAAATAAAAATAGAAAGAAAAATGAATTCTTCAAAGAAGGCATCTTAA
- a CDS encoding CheR family methyltransferase, with protein MKYSTEDVHNRIKKLLYFLTGITLTENKDIMISNRIDKLKRNCNNYGDIMELLDSIEKGVYVTEFINTFTTNKTHFFREDFHFEDLRDRVLPDFSSSSMPISVWCSAASTGEEPYSIAMTVIEANNMLNSNIKANIIATDIDTGVLQYAADGIYRFSKAEKEFPDWIKPQKYFKRRVQSTLTGEEVLIKANDELKRMISFSQMNLNDSSYPFPKNSFDVIFCRNVLIYFSVEDQNKILKKLFYHLKIGGTLYLGHSENPQDLIHYVQRVGQNIFIKEKDL; from the coding sequence ATGAAGTATTCTACAGAGGATGTTCATAATAGAATAAAAAAACTTCTTTATTTTCTAACAGGTATTACTCTAACAGAAAATAAAGATATCATGATATCAAATAGAATTGATAAACTAAAGAGAAATTGCAATAACTATGGCGATATTATGGAGCTTTTAGACTCTATTGAAAAAGGTGTATATGTTACAGAGTTTATCAATACTTTTACTACAAATAAAACTCATTTTTTTAGAGAAGATTTTCATTTTGAAGATTTAAGAGATAGGGTTTTACCAGATTTCTCATCTTCTAGCATGCCAATATCTGTTTGGTGTTCAGCTGCTTCAACAGGAGAAGAACCATATTCAATAGCAATGACTGTTATAGAAGCTAATAATATGTTAAATTCAAATATAAAAGCGAATATTATTGCAACAGATATAGATACAGGTGTTTTACAATATGCTGCAGATGGAATTTATAGATTTAGTAAAGCTGAAAAAGAGTTTCCAGACTGGATTAAGCCTCAAAAGTATTTTAAAAGAAGAGTTCAGAGTACTTTGACAGGTGAAGAAGTTTTAATAAAAGCAAATGATGAATTAAAAAGAATGATTAGTTTTAGTCAAATGAACTTAAATGATAGTTCATATCCATTTCCTAAAAATAGTTTTGATGTTATTTTTTGTCGAAATGTTCTAATATATTTTTCTGTTGAAGATCAAAATAAAATATTAAAAAAACTTTTTTATCATTTAAAAATAGGAGGAACTTTATATCTAGGTCACTCTGAAAATCCTCAAGATTTGATTCATTATGTACAAAGAGTAGGGCAAAATATATTTATAAAAGAGAAAGACTTATAA
- a CDS encoding chemotaxis protein CheD — protein sequence MIIVGRKDGRIEKTPASSVSQKIKGYNTHTVLGGEFAVVPDSEDIALKTLLGSCVALMFYDRVNKIKSMNHFLLPTTSDNTNDMKYGLYSVEAMLNEMFKMGSLKSNIFAKISGGADIMNLNLKSSIGERNVAFAKEFCQKEGIRIISEHTRGTNGRLILLTNNFETFIKSTQKSETVSKIASNEKSLQIEISKAPVIKEYSGAIELFGKNKDKLDEKMEIELF from the coding sequence ATGATTATTGTCGGAAGGAAAGATGGAAGAATAGAAAAAACTCCAGCTTCATCAGTTTCACAAAAGATAAAAGGATACAATACTCATACTGTTTTAGGTGGAGAATTTGCAGTTGTACCTGATAGTGAAGATATAGCATTAAAAACTCTTTTGGGCTCTTGTGTAGCTTTAATGTTTTATGATAGAGTTAACAAAATAAAAAGCATGAACCATTTCTTATTACCAACAACAAGTGATAATACAAATGATATGAAATATGGATTATACTCAGTTGAAGCCATGCTGAATGAGATGTTTAAAATGGGCTCTTTAAAATCAAATATATTTGCAAAAATATCTGGTGGTGCAGATATTATGAACTTAAATTTAAAATCATCGATTGGTGAAAGAAATGTTGCATTTGCAAAAGAATTTTGCCAAAAAGAGGGGATTAGAATTATTTCTGAACATACAAGAGGAACAAATGGAAGATTAATTCTTCTTACAAATAACTTTGAAACTTTTATAAAATCTACACAAAAAAGTGAAACAGTTAGTAAAATTGCTTCTAATGAGAAATCATTACAAATTGAGATTTCTAAAGCACCTGTTATTAAAGAGTATTCGGGAGCTATCGAACTTTTTGGTAAAAATAAAGATAAGTTAGATGAAAAAATGGAAATAGAACTTTTTTAA
- a CDS encoding protein-glutamate methylesterase/protein-glutamine glutaminase, translating to MYTVLIIDDSASMRRILKDIINSIDDFEVVDVANDAYEAREKIKEYEPDLVTIDINMPKMDGVTFLRNLMRLHPMPAVIVSGESVRGNDIFDDGAVGFIPKPSTGESIKSFEDRIKDTLLNLTFLLKRYSIKKPKALKKDYKPSISPSYKVHPDEVIPLKPAIFGGQRVIAIGSSTGGVESLLRVFRKLPNDLPPILITQHIPYGFSNSFAQRLNDHSEVEVCEATDGQTLEYGHAYLAPGNMHLTIEKVGNILRTKLLDSKKVSQHKPSVDVLFRSVNNCVGGSAMAVMMTGMGDDGTIAMKELFDNGAYTIAQNEASCVVFGMPMKAIAAGAVKEIVHLDEIADYIIAFSKGKLR from the coding sequence ATGTATACAGTATTAATAATAGATGATTCTGCTTCAATGAGAAGGATATTAAAAGATATCATAAATTCAATTGATGATTTTGAAGTCGTTGATGTTGCAAATGATGCTTATGAAGCAAGAGAAAAGATAAAAGAGTATGAACCTGATTTGGTTACAATAGATATAAATATGCCAAAAATGGACGGAGTTACTTTTTTAAGAAATTTAATGAGACTTCACCCTATGCCAGCAGTTATCGTATCAGGTGAAAGCGTTAGAGGAAATGATATTTTTGATGATGGTGCTGTTGGTTTTATTCCAAAACCAAGCACAGGAGAGAGTATAAAATCTTTTGAAGATAGAATAAAAGATACTTTATTAAACCTTACTTTCTTACTTAAAAGATACTCTATTAAAAAACCAAAAGCACTTAAAAAAGACTATAAACCTTCAATTTCTCCAAGCTATAAAGTTCATCCTGATGAAGTAATACCTTTAAAACCTGCTATTTTTGGTGGTCAAAGAGTAATAGCAATTGGATCATCAACAGGTGGAGTAGAGAGCCTTTTAAGAGTTTTTAGGAAATTACCAAATGATTTACCTCCAATATTGATAACTCAACATATACCTTATGGTTTTTCAAACTCTTTTGCTCAAAGATTAAATGATCACTCAGAAGTTGAAGTTTGCGAAGCAACAGATGGGCAAACTTTAGAATATGGTCATGCTTATTTAGCACCTGGTAATATGCATTTAACTATTGAAAAAGTTGGAAATATTTTAAGAACAAAATTACTAGATTCTAAAAAAGTAAGTCAACATAAACCAAGTGTTGATGTTCTATTTAGATCTGTGAATAATTGTGTTGGTGGTTCTGCAATGGCTGTTATGATGACAGGAATGGGTGATGATGGGACTATTGCTATGAAAGAGCTATTTGATAATGGTGCATATACAATTGCACAAAATGAAGCTAGTTGCGTTGTTTTTGGAATGCCCATGAAAGCAATTGCAGCTGGAGCAGTAAAAGAGATTGTACATTTAGATGAAATTGCTGATTATATAATAGCTTTTTCTAAGGGAAAGCTTAGATAA